Within the Salinimonas marina genome, the region GGTGTCAGTCCGCCTACTACTCTGCCTGGGAAAAACTGGGTGTTGAAAAACGTGACATCATGGTAGACCGGGTTGAAAATGCCAAAGAGTCTCAGGAAGATGCCCAGGAGCAATTCAGCTCTGCGCTGGAAGAATTCAGTGCCCTGATTAACTTTGACGGCGGCGAATTAGAAGATGTTTATAATGATCTGAACGATGAATATCAGGCCAGCCAGGCAGCCGCCGAAGAGGTGTCCTCGCGGATCAATAATGTAGAGAGCGTCGCGGACGATTTGTTTGACGAGTGGGAAGATGAGCTGGAGCAGTATCAAAGCACTTCACTGCGCCGCGAAAGTGAAAACAAATTGCGCGAAACCCGTCGTCGCTACGACAGCATGCTCAAAGCCATGCGCCGTGCCGAGTCAAAAATGGATCCGGTGTTGCAGGCCTTGGAAGACAATGTGCTGTATTTAAAGCATAACCTCAATGCCAGTGCTATCGGTGCCTTGCAAGGCGAATTATCCCAGATGAAAGGTGACATCAGCTCGCTGATTGAAGACATGAACTCGGCCATCGCCGAGTCAGATGCCTTTATTAAATCAATGAAGTAAGTTTTATCTACGCCTGCCCCTGTTATTCCAGGGGCAGCTTGCGCGGTTCCTGCTCGGCTTTTTTAGCTTCCAGGGTGTCCGTTAAACTGCAGGTGAATTCGGCGCCCAACAACACCACCACCCACGACACATACACCCATAAAAACAAAATGGGTAATACCGCCAGTGCCCCGTAAATGACCTGATAAGCTGCAAAGTTGGTCACATAAAACGCAAATCCCTTCTTGGTAATTTCAAAGCATAAGGTGGCCACAATGGCACCTGGCACTGCGTACCGTGCTTTTACCTGCCGGTTAGGCACCAGCATATATAA harbors:
- a CDS encoding DUF2959 domain-containing protein, translated to MRLKSLLLGAALSSTLVLTGCQSAYYSAWEKLGVEKRDIMVDRVENAKESQEDAQEQFSSALEEFSALINFDGGELEDVYNDLNDEYQASQAAAEEVSSRINNVESVADDLFDEWEDELEQYQSTSLRRESENKLRETRRRYDSMLKAMRRAESKMDPVLQALEDNVLYLKHNLNASAIGALQGELSQMKGDISSLIEDMNSAIAESDAFIKSMK